A single region of the Colletotrichum destructivum chromosome 12, complete sequence genome encodes:
- a CDS encoding Putative zn(2)Cys(6) fungal-type DNA-binding domain-containing protein — MPSNSKPRQSRLRDSCDGCSQAKVKCSKTRPICSRCLVCGLECFFSLSNRAGSPESAQSAYFPANTVRMHVPDIPPIMNEESLMFGQHFSAGIYITEPVWHTPSTTTTKDTMSINYPVYSELAIPGVNHTNARHQAPTADICGDATFCTSSISCSAGSDPDRMITTSQMQPQRGYSQSSNVAIATNMIPWEYPMQQGTTPFTAIPPVIHMTAATYDTGPFNTPYVQPAVEHEQPSTRGGSLCTCVSVCLQSLEALHNASSPQVPPLDLVLSLNQKAVIGCAAILFCSRCMSQPDTHTAAMLVATVFGEIIRSYQNASTIYFENETATMATQISSEGHLGVSLGAYKLGDEDGKWLEMEILNLEFQKLQAIYRHFRNIYTDLSNDPQISKTMIDYLDHKLSIALEVINCQRRSMRPLNYAKRTSALPRFSQSLKFSGIVTKEA; from the exons TTCACTCTCAAACAGAGCCGGCAGTCCAGAGTCTGCTCAAAGCGCATATTTCCCCGCCAATACAGTACGAATGCATGTTCCCGATATCCCCCCAATCATGAACGAAGAAAGCCTCATGTTCGGTCAGCACTTCAGTGCTGGCATATACATCACTGAGCCTGTCTGGCACACCccaagcaccaccaccaccaaagaCACCATGAGCATAAATTATCCTGTTTACTCTGAGCTTGCCATACCTGGCGTCAACCATACGAACGCTAGACATCAAGCCCCAACAGCAGACATTTGTGGTGACGCCACATTTTGCACTTCTTCCATCAGCTGTTCTGCTGGGTCTGATCCCGACAGGATGATAACTACATCACAAATGCAACCCCAGCGTGGGTACTCTCAGTCCTCGAATGTTGCAATTGCAACCAATATGATACCATGGGAGTACCCAATGCAACAGGGGACAACCCCTTTCACAGCCATACCACCCGTCATCCACATGACTGCAGCAACCTACGATACAGGACCCTTCAACACACCTTATGTACAGCCCGCAGTCGAACATGAACAGCCATCCACAAGGGGCGGCAGTTTATGTACGTGTGTCTCTGTTTGCCTGCAGTCACTCGAAGCACTGCACAACGCCTCGTCTCCGCAAGTCCCGCCTCTCGATCTCGTGCTCTCCCTTAATCAAAAAGCCGTCATAGGATGTGCCGCCATTCTCTTTTGCTCGAGATGCATGAGTCAGCCAGATACACACACAGCCGCTATGCTTGTTGCCACAGTCTTTGGCGAGATTATAAGGTCATATCAGAACGCAAGTACCATCTACTTCGAGAACGAAACGGCGACTATGGCCACTCAGATCAGCTCCGAAGGCCATCTCGGCGTCAGTCTCGGTGCGTACAAGctgggcgatgaggatggcAAATGGCTCGAGATGGAAATCCTGAATCTTGAGTTTCAAAAGCTGCAAGCGATCTACAGGCATTTTCGAAACATCTACACTGATCTCTCCAACGATCCTCAAATCAGCAAGACGATGATTGATTATCTCGATCATAAGCTCAGCATCGCACTTGAGGTCATCAACTGTCAGAGAAGGAGTATGAGGCCGCTGAACTATGCGAAGCGCACATC CGCGCTTCCCCGCTTCTCGCAATCTCTG AAGTTCAGCGGCATCGTGACGAAGGAAGCATAG
- a CDS encoding Putative tetratricopeptide-like helical domain superfamily has product MAWSSSQIGFLAILSILSIVFYRRSPNAPPPTESVTALVNGFSVGGVMNYRIQGVPADWHKERLQSFLAGHDDCVDPVVISLSLEAHGRSKTGIITFRSGIQPPKLHPMDSHEGDIEREAMMSTIRANLASTYQDQQRWKEMEDLELRQMKLNQSDLGEEHPDTLTSMANLASTYWDQGRWKEAEELEVRVMEMSLIVLGEEHPDTLISMANLASTYQSQDRWMEVEELQLRVMVTRNRVLGMEHPDTLTSMVNLAVTYWEQGRWKEAERLNVQVLKTSSTVLGREHPNTLVSMNNLAHLWMDQGRSQDAITLLRSFLVTAKRRQGATHPNTLSALRTLGRWERNNSRAEKAIDSGESN; this is encoded by the coding sequence ATGGCCTGGTCTTCAAGCCAGATCGGCTTCTTAGCTATCCTTTCGATCCTGAGCATTGTATTCTATCGTCGGTCACCGAACGCCCCCCCACCTACGGAATCAGTTACTGCGCTGGTAAACGGCTTTTCAGTGGGAGGTGTCATGAACTACCGGATTCAGGGCGTACCTGCCGACTGGCACAAAGAAAGGTTGCAGTCTTTTTTGGCAGGTCATGATGATTGTGTCGATCCGGTTGTCATATCACTCTCTCTGGAGGCTCATGGTCGCTCGAAAACCGGCATAATCACTTTCCGCAGTGGGATTCAGCCGCCAAAGCTTCATCCCATGGACTCACACGAAGGGGATATTGAGAGAGAGGCCATGATGTCTACTATCAGAGCCAACCTCGCATCGACATATCAAGATCAACAACGGtggaaggagatggaggaccTGGAGTTGCGGCAGATGAAACTGAATCAAAGTGACCTTGGAGAGGAGCACCCCGACACACTCACCAGTATGGCCAATCTGGCATCGACCTACTGGGACCAAGGCCGGTGGAAGGAAGCTGAAGAGTTGGAGGTGCGAGTAATGGAAATGAGCTTGATCGTGCTTGGAGAAGAGCATCCCGACACGCTCATCAGCATGGCTAATCTGGCATCGACGTACCAGAGTCAAGACAGGTGGATGGAAGTGGAGGAACTACAATTGCGGGTGATGGTGACGCGAAACAGGGTACTTGGAATGGAGCATCCCGACACCCTCACCAGCATGGTCAATCTGGCAGTAACTTACTGGGAACAAGGCCGATGGAAGGAGGCCGAAAGGTTGAATGTGCAGGTGTTGAAGACAAGTTCAACGGTGCTTGGTAGGGAACACCCTAACACGCTGGTCAGCATGAATAATTTAGCCCATCTCTGGATGGACCAAGGCCGTTCTCAGGATGCAATTACTCTGCTACGGAGTTTCCTTGTTACTGCTAAGCGGAGACAAGGCGCCACTCACCCAAATACCTTGTCTGCTTTGAGAACACTTGGCAGGTGGGAGCGGAACAACTCAAGGGCAGAGAAAGCAATTGACAGCGGTGAATCAAATTAA